The Mus musculus strain C57BL/6J chromosome 2, GRCm38.p6 C57BL/6J genome has a window encoding:
- the Olfr1506 gene encoding olfactory receptor 1506 isoform X1 yields the protein MADIHNVTEFFFLGLSSNQEVQRVCFVIFLFLYMAIVLGNLLMVVIVAVSRNLGSPMYFFLSSLSFVEICYSSTTAPKLIVDLLAEKKSISVWGCMAQLFFMHFFGGIEMFLLMMMAYDRYVAICKPLHYTSIMNRQVCTVLVGMAWMGGFVHSLAQVLLIFRLPFCGPNIIDHYFCDVLPVLKLVCSDTFLIGLLIVVNGGTLTVISFVVLLSSYAVILFHLRTQSAEGRRKALSTCGSHVTVVVIFFAPCVFIYLRPTATLPIDKMVTVFYTVITPLLNPIIYSLRNAEVKKVIKILYGKRN from the exons ATGGCTGACATACACAATGTGACTGAGTTCTTTTTTCTGGGACTCTCTTCTAATCAAGAGGTGCAGAGAGTTTGCTTTGTGATATTTCTGTTTTTGTACATGGCCATTGTGCTTGGGAATCTTCTCATGGTGGTCATTGTGGCAGTCAGCAGAAATCTTGGatcccccatgtacttcttcctcagctCCCTCTCCTTTGTGGAGATCTGCTACTCCTCCACGACAGCCCCAAAACTCATCGTGGATCTCCTAGCTGAAAAGAAATCCATATCTGTATGGGGCTGCATGGCACAGCTTTTCTTCATGCACTTCTTTGGTGGCATTGAGATGTTCCTGCTCATGatgatggcctatgaccgctatgtggccatttgCAAGCCTCTGCACTATACTAGCATCATGAACCGACAGGTGTGTACAGTCCTTGTAGGAATGGCATGGATGGGAGGTTTTGTCCATTCCCTTGCCCAAGTTCTTCTCATCTTCCGCTTGCCCTTCTGTGGCCCCAATATCATTGACCATTATTTCTGTGATGTGCTTCCTGTGCTTAAACTTGTCTGCTCAGACACCTTCCTCATTGGTCTGCTGATTGTTGTCAATGGGGGAACACTGACTGTGATCAGCTTTGTGGTCCTCTTATCATCCTATGCAGTCATCTTGTTTCACCTGAGAACTCAGAGTGCTGAGGGACGTCGCAAAGCTCTGTCCACCTGTGGGTCCCATGTCACTGTGGTTGTCATATTTTTTGCACCCTGTGTCTTCATCTATCTGAGACCGACAGCCACTCTTCCTATAGACAAGATGGTAACTGTGTTCTACACGGTGATAACTCCCCTCCTCAACCCTATCATCTACTCCCTGAGAAATGCAGAAGTGAAGAAAGTCATCAAGATTCTAT atggaaagagaaactaa
- the Olfr1506 gene encoding olfactory receptor 1506, producing MADIHNVTEFFFLGLSSNQEVQRVCFVIFLFLYMAIVLGNLLMVVIVAVSRNLGSPMYFFLSSLSFVEICYSSTTAPKLIVDLLAEKKSISVWGCMAQLFFMHFFGGIEMFLLMMMAYDRYVAICKPLHYTSIMNRQVCTVLVGMAWMGGFVHSLAQVLLIFRLPFCGPNIIDHYFCDVLPVLKLVCSDTFLIGLLIVVNGGTLTVISFVVLLSSYAVILFHLRTQSAEGRRKALSTCGSHVTVVVIFFAPCVFIYLRPTATLPIDKMVTVFYTVITPLLNPIIYSLRNAEVKKVIKILCTRATKVDKK from the coding sequence ATGGCTGACATACACAATGTGACTGAGTTCTTTTTTCTGGGACTCTCTTCTAATCAAGAGGTGCAGAGAGTTTGCTTTGTGATATTTCTGTTTTTGTACATGGCCATTGTGCTTGGGAATCTTCTCATGGTGGTCATTGTGGCAGTCAGCAGAAATCTTGGatcccccatgtacttcttcctcagctCCCTCTCCTTTGTGGAGATCTGCTACTCCTCCACGACAGCCCCAAAACTCATCGTGGATCTCCTAGCTGAAAAGAAATCCATATCTGTATGGGGCTGCATGGCACAGCTTTTCTTCATGCACTTCTTTGGTGGCATTGAGATGTTCCTGCTCATGatgatggcctatgaccgctatgtggccatttgCAAGCCTCTGCACTATACTAGCATCATGAACCGACAGGTGTGTACAGTCCTTGTAGGAATGGCATGGATGGGAGGTTTTGTCCATTCCCTTGCCCAAGTTCTTCTCATCTTCCGCTTGCCCTTCTGTGGCCCCAATATCATTGACCATTATTTCTGTGATGTGCTTCCTGTGCTTAAACTTGTCTGCTCAGACACCTTCCTCATTGGTCTGCTGATTGTTGTCAATGGGGGAACACTGACTGTGATCAGCTTTGTGGTCCTCTTATCATCCTATGCAGTCATCTTGTTTCACCTGAGAACTCAGAGTGCTGAGGGACGTCGCAAAGCTCTGTCCACCTGTGGGTCCCATGTCACTGTGGTTGTCATATTTTTTGCACCCTGTGTCTTCATCTATCTGAGACCGACAGCCACTCTTCCTATAGACAAGATGGTAACTGTGTTCTACACGGTGATAACTCCCCTCCTCAACCCTATCATCTACTCCCTGAGAAATGCAGAAGTGAAGAAAGTCATCAAGATTCTATGCACCAGGGCAACAAAAGTAGATAAAAAATAG